ttctggttacaaaactagctcccgggaatccgaattccaccaagcacggtggtggaatcaatcccgagcataccAGACCACatccccgtgcctaaaaccctcaaaagttcatgtgcacaaccaagggctacggcccttgaagcttagccgtggccctagcctcaaaacagaaccaagactATCCTGagcaaagacacgcgccgcggcccttgctttgggggccgcggcgccctcccttggccgagcctccttggccttttttcatcctagggccgcagcgctctagaacagagtcgcggcccttcccttctaacccaaaaaatccaccatttcaaagctcaaaacctcagccaaaatcatccctaaactccctaattcaacacccaacattaccacaacttattaCACAACTTATGCTACATCATTCAACAGAAATTCAGTTCAATAACCCACAGATTTTACTTTCAATCCTTGAGACtctaagaacataaacacccaatTATAATCAGTCAAAAATCAAATTCCCATTACCAATTCATGAAgcaaagcttaccttcttgatagaacccttcctcaagccaaaacccagctgattccaaggatttccccagctctattccaccctaaacatcaattgaacaatacctcaatacccagctgagAACTCAAGGTTTGACTTCTGATGACATAGGATTTAATCCTTACCTTAGCTTGATTTATTCCTTGATTGATTGCTGTGCTAAACCTCTAAGTTGCCCCTGATTTCCTCTAAGTTTCCAGCAATTCTTCAGCTCCAATTTCCCCAATTTTCCTATGTTTTTCTCTTGAGTGTTTCTAGTtggtttcctttgtttttcttgagagtgagagagaataaCCAGCTGAGGGGAAAAAGATAATGTCGGTCtaattttctaaaggcttcctaagTTTTTCTTattcgttaagttaatcccacggctcggggtgccggaactgtccccgaggccaaaacggtaaaattccctaatattcccgcttagacattctaacctcaaatatatctccatatatttaatTTCATGACCCGATTGTCCAaaccactacccgatacctaaaatacccctgacttgcccaaagtcatatcttaagccccgttgtgacttttcccgatATCTgaccctaggaccgtctcgagttgcgctctatgaacctgcccacataataatgtggctctcacatatatcacataaatatttcatattatcacataatatcattaattatcatataatcatcatcaatctcatattcacacatttaagtcaatattattcactctaatcccatttatgccctcccggcacactaatcaaggcccttaagccttattagcgaatttgggtcgttacattatctaCTTCAAGATTTTCTGGGGCTAACTCTGGGGTAGGCTTAGGATcagaatttgaatttaaaatagatTGAGATGGCTGCATAATATGTGGATTTGAATCGTAAATAGGAATAGAAGATGAAGAATTACCTGGAATACTTGAAGCACCATTGTCCAGGGCTGGCAATTGACTAGGCGCAGGGATGATAACATGATCTCTAACTGTTTCAGCGAAATTCTTCCTTGAATAAACCACAGGTTCAAGGTTGTTACGATTTTTAATTAATCGTAGCATTTATTTTTTTGACAAACCAATTTCAGATTCAACAATTATAGGATTAATCTCCTTAATACTAGTGTCAAAAGTCTTAGGTAAAGGTTGaacagtttcccaaaaatttgATTCCATTAAATTCTCCCCCTGAATTAAATTTTTCGAAAAATAAGGGATATTTTCCACAAACAACACATCCATAGTTATATAAACACGTTTAGTAATAGGATTAAAGCATTTATATCCCTTTTTATTAGGAGGATATCCcaaaaaaacacatttttcagcTCTAGGATCTAACTTAGACCTAGACCTTTTAGGAATGTGGACATAAGCAGTACAACCAATAATTTTCAAAGGTAAATCAGAATGAATCCTAGAATCTGGAAAGAATTTTTTGAAACTTTGCAATGGAGTAATATAATTCAAAATCCTGGTAGGCATCCTATTTATCAAATAAGATGCAGTAAGAATAGCTTCACCCCATAAATATTTTGGAATCTGCATATAAAACATCATAGCATGAGCTGTTTCTAACAAATGTCTATTTTTTCGTTCAGCTACACCATTCTGTTCAGGTGTATCTGGACAAGTAGACTGATGCAAAATaccattttcttttaaaaaatttccaaGAATTTTATTAAAGTATTCAGTTCCATTATCAGTTCGTAAGATGCTGATTTTTGTTTGAAGCTGAGTTTCAACCATTTTGTAAAAATCTGAAAAAAATCTGCTCcacttcatttttttctttcatcaaATAAACCCAACAAAGACGAGTATGGTAGTCTATAAAAGTTACAAACCATTTTTTTCCAGAATTAGTGGTGACTTTAGATGGTCCCCAAACATCACtatgaaaaagataaaaaaagGTTTGGAAGAATGATAAACAgttttaatataagatttacgtTGGCTTTTGGCCAATAAACAACTTTCACATTGAAAAGACAAAGGATTCAACTTTTTAAACAAAGTGggaaacaaatgttttaaataagaAAAACTAGGATGACCTAGCCTATAATGCCAAATCATTATTTGATCATAAACAAAAGAAGAACTAGTGCTACTAAGCCCTTGAACAATTTTATTCTTAGAAATATTATCTTCAAAATAATAGAGACCATTTATCATCCTAGCACTACCAATCGTCTTCCCCAAACTCTGGTCCTGAAAAAGACAATAAGATTCATGGAAGATTACACAACAATTAGAATCCCTTGATAATTTACTCACAGATAGAAGATTGCAGGTTAGATTAGGAACATGAAGAATAGATTTAAGATTTATTCCTTTAGATAATCGTATAAGACCTTTTCCTACAATAGGTGAGAAATTACCATCTGCAATTCTAACTTTTTTATCACCTGAACAAGGTATATAGGAGTTAAACAAATTAGAAGAATTTATCATATGATCAGAAGCTCCAGAGTCAATTACCCAAGGAGCATAAGCCGGAAAGAAACAATTTAAAGCATTTATTTCTTTACCTGATTGTGCAATAGAAACATTAGGGATACCAGATGAGGACGAAGTGGATTTCAGCAATGCATGAAGTTGAGCCATCTGCTCCTTAGTGAAAGGACTAGCCTCGACTTCATTTGCAGTAGGGGTGCGGCTATTTCTTTCAGCCTTGCTCTTCCAATTCGCTGGTTTTCCATGGATTCTCCAGCAGGTTTCTCGAGTATGGCGATGTTTATGACAGAAATCACACCAAACACGGGGTTTTTCATCAGGTTTTGGCAGATGTGAAGTGTTCTTACTGTAGCCTCCTCCAACAGCAAGGGCTGATCCTTCAATAGTAGTGCCTCCTCCAACAGCaaggtgttgaccgcgtttttggccaacgacgtgtgaacgtcaaaaacgataaaaccttcaagagaaaataaacgacacagacgattttatagtggttcagccccaatatgatggtaatagcctaatctacttagagttgtgattatagactgcactcaagatcagatgaacctgagtcaactgagtttctttagtgcagattccaagaatacaagaattctctcaaatacaagtactctctttctctagaaaattcagatcaaaagttcaaaaatccaaaagtcTTCTCTATGATGCcgtaagccttgtatttataggcttaggatcgtacagatgatatccccataatcgggatattttattattctcattatatttaaattacactaatattcaaaatgtaacaatacacAATATTCATGGGATAAGTTGAGAGATTCCCGTGCAtaccaagaccgattcttgttgaagccatttctgggaatcttgatgtagttctgctctatctagtcgatccatatctcattcaagctggtcgaccacaccttcactgggcagtcatgcacttgactgggcagtcgtgcacttaactgggcagacatgcacttgactgggcagacatgcacttagctgggcagacatgcacttgactggtcggacatggtcatgaccgatcggccaaggtcatgcctggtcagacaaggtcatgcctgggcagacaaggtcatgcctgggcagacaaagtCATTCCTGGACAGACAAGGTcgtgcctgggcagacaaggtcgtGCCTaggcagacaaacacgtgactggtcagacaaggtcatACCTGGTCGGTAATGACACTcctctggccagtcaaaattcttcatcggtctactgggttactcctaagccaagtcacccaaccattccttgccatttgtcatttctattgccacgtcatcattctcaaattttggggataacacaagGGCTGATCCTTCAATAGTAGTGCCAATAACCTTTTTTCCCAGCATAACACTCCTCCTACTCTCCTCTCTTCTAACCTCAGAAAAAACTTCACCAATAGAAGGTAAGGGCTGCCTTCCAATAATTCTCCCCCTTACCTCATCAAACTCAATGATGAGACCAGCCAAGAATTTATAAATCTGGGTTTTCTTATGGTGTTTACCATCTTCCACAGATTTCCATTCATAGGTATCGAAGAGATCCAAGTCTTGCCATATTCGCTTCAGCGAATTAAAATACTTCGTAATGCTGTCCTCGCCTTGCTTTATTTCTCCAAGTTTAAGGTTCAATTCGAATACTTGAGAGTGGTTTTCGAGATCAGAATACATCTCGATAACATTGTCCCAAAGTTCCTTTACTATAGGATAGCACATATAATTCGAGCTGATATCCTCCTCCATGGAATTAACAAGCCATGCCATAACCATAGAATTTTCAGCACCCCAAGTGTCGTAGGTTGGATCTTCCTCTGCTGGAGCCTTTTTCTCACCATTCAAATACCTCATCTTTCCTCGACCTCTCATATACATCTTAACCGATTGATACCATCTCAGAAAGTTGTCACCATTCAAGCGAATAGTGGTAATTTGGACAGAGTGGGATTCATCAATGGTAGATTTGGCTGGAACAATAGTGGTCTCGGAGGGATTGATTTTTGTGGTGGCTGACTCGCTGCTATCAGACATAGTGGAATGGGATTAGAGAAAGGCAGGCTGCGATTAGGTTTTAGGGTTGCGTGTTGGCTCTAATACCAAGTCAATAAAGAGGGTAATTTCTATATattatttctcataaaaaaacATGTATTTAACATGTACAAGGATCCCTTAAAAGGgaaataaaatcaaataataatgTCATAATAAAACTCTTAACCATACCCTAAAAATATAGAACAATAAATTACAATAGCTGACTTACAGCCACACAAGAATAATACTAAAAATAGAATCATTTTATTacataaatcaaattaaataaataaataattaaacaaattaaaatatgatatttttgagatattttacagtgacaattatttaaaaataataaaaccatacgttttataacttaaataaaatttagttaaacttaaacttcatgtattagaataatatcatattaaacatataacataatataatttactatcaactagaaacaaacttcttttttaaaaaaaaaaaaaaaaaaactagtaacaaacttaaatttaaaatccatgtataatattaatatgattggagctctttttcttcatcaaattcaccaaagtaCATTGCAagttacattagaaactaaaaatagttgatgcatgtatactactttacactatgactttttctattctattattaattttttaaaatattattgtaatttatatatatgtcatgtagtcatgtaaatacaTATCTacgtcaatgttgtgtttagatgtcatatatgtagagattattgatataaatatttatatatactatagaactgtaattcattctattatatattgaaaaaaaagtgaaccaatttttattaaaattatagacaatgttttgccctaattttttaatacatttatgtcatatattatattaaacacattttatttatttttatgatattgtttatttatttaaaatttatatgatgattaaaaaataataaatataaatacatatttgaataagcatgtttataactttaaaactacgTAAACATGCATTGTACGTTATTTTTAAGCACTTGAACCCGCTTGGATCACATCTAGACAAATAGAAGCAGGGCGACGAGCAATGACACGAAATGCACGCCACGGCGGAAAAATATGGGTACGTATATTTCCAGACAAACCAGTTACAGTAAGACCTACAGAAACTCGTATGCGTTCGGGAAAAAGATCTCCCGAATATTGGGTAGCTGTCGTTAAACCAGGTAGAATCCTTTATGAAATGAGTGGGGTAGCCGAAAATATAGCCAGAAAGGCTATTTCAATAGCAGCTTCCAAAATGCCTATACGAACTCAATTCATTATTTCAGGATAGAGATGtagaaccaaaagaaaaaggattTTGGATGAAAAAAAACAATTGCaggtttctttttttcttttgaacaaacaacatttctttttttttttttacttcgcCCTTTGCTTTGCAttgaaaaaatagataaaaaatgaTATGATTCAACCTCAAACCCAATTGAATGTAGCGGATAACAACGAAGCCAGAAAATTGATGTGTATTCGAATCATAGGAGCTAGTAATAGCCGATAAGCTCATATTGGTGACGTTATTGTTGCTGTAATCAAGGAAGCAATACCAAATACACCGCTAGAAAGATCCGCAGTAATCAGAGCTGTAATTGTACGTACTTGTAAAGAACTCAAACGCAACAACGGTATGATAATATGATATGATGACAATGCTACAGTTGTTATTATATAAGTGTGATTGAAAATAATCGATAATTATATCTCTTCATATaagttgaaattttttattaattcaaCAATTTATTGAAAAATGAGGCAATTTATTTTTAGTCACCAGACTAAattattcattttataatcaCCTTAGTTAAGAAAAACATacttaaaaaagaaaagaaaagaaaaataataaaggctCATCCTTCATACTTACAAGGGTGATGGAagattttaagattttaagattttttttttttacaaaaatatattttcaataattGGGAAAGAATTTTGTTATCATATATTTACTTTTATGGAAATTTTATCATATTGTATTTTAGATTTGTGATAACTAAGTTTCTTTTGTTAATTATAATgcattctgttttttttttttttttaaatcttaaacaTTTTAAGAACCATATTTGAAATGAAATGAATTATGCTATAAAAAATAgcaatattataaaattaattgaaGAAAATCAACTTTGAGTGGcttttagaattttattttgtatgtgttatccccatttcctgtcgtgggcccggGATGATGGTCCAAGTCATGGTCTGGGCGATTGGatatgggcccagcccaggcccgcttAGTACGGGAGTAACCAAGGACGATGGCCCAAGTGTGGTTCCGGACCCGGATGGTGTCCAGGAAGATGTTCCATGACAATCGCCCAAGAGGCGTATGGCCAGTTGGGGATACGGTCGAGGTATACGCAAAgcgatcccggagcctggtaaacggtccgggcctgtggtaaacgaagagggacagaggtaaacgaacccgggtcatgTCCTCCAGGTTGGCAGGAAGGCATCCTTGACCTTGAAGCCGCCCCACgatgcgtgggggttgtccccacttttcacctgcggaaaaggccacctcgggattgcacgccgctagtTCAAACCTACGCTGCCAGTACACTGACTGGCTTTGTCccttgaatctgcctcgtaactcggagtgcccataccaaaagcaccattttgtcaggcgaaatatagttcttgggccgccccattgggccttaattattcttggacctatgtatttttatcctttgtattgggcttccgcctgagaagccaagagtatccacatctttgatgggcccaggtcatacccggcccagactcagtgttcctatgagcctataaatacaggcgataaAGCACTGGAGAAGGGATCTCTTTTCGACTTGTACGCAGTTACTCtatcaaaacatagagagaaactctattGTAAAAgattttccaagctctaatacaactgactcgtggactaaggctcattaacgccccaaccacgtaaaaatcatgtttttaccttctaaattccatatcattagtcttatctaacattcattaatatagtttccgaaaatcttggTAAACAGTATGTATAATAgacattattatatataaaataatgacataaacatattaaaagaaaaattaaaccaaaacattgtctgtagttttcttaaaaaaaatatgataacattttagatcacaaactatcaTATTTTTACAAAATATTCATGATAATATATTAGTATTCAAAACACCTCAATAATTGAAGAAAAAATTTGTTTATTCTATATAGAAAGAAattgttattctaatttcttatgtagttagaCAATATACCATTTGTAGACACTATacatgtatttataatgtttgttgttatttaatattaatatatatattaatataagttaGATTAACATGCtttaatataaatgataaaaattaagattatttattatatactattataataataatattttataatatttcaatttatattaatataattattaaatatttagtatattttgcatatttataatattctatttaagttaacaaaaaaaattgttatatatattttttgttatataaaagagatatattaaatttacttaaatattgatattattaaacaaaaaattataaatcaatgGTAGTAaattagattaattaattaatttattaaaaaaatagattaattaATTACCCGGACAAAAAGTAGATTAATTAATGAGATCTTTACAATTATATagctataatataaaataattacaaaaatcacctacaaaattttatttataatttaaacttttCTGAAATTCTGGTTTCCCAtttttctgttaactttaactaattggtaacttattaacattttaagtagCCAAAATATTACTTTTTTAAACCTAGAAAATTGGAAAAATGAGATTTCGGTAAAGTTTCAAATTTAGTTATATTATTTTTAGAATTCTGTATTTTTTGATGACGTGTCAAggtattttgtaaataaaattttgtaggtaatttttgtaattaaattataaaaaaagaatgtaaatTTCTCTTAATTAAGTACTGTTAGAAATGAatttaactttttatttatttaaaaataataattagggTTTGTACTATAAAAGAAATTTAGTCCGACGAACGCTTATTTTGGAACTGAAGTCTTCTCGTTATCTCCCTCTGTTTCGTCCAAGGTTCTCCAAAACAAAGCAAGTAAAGAGAAAATGAAGCTAAAGCAGTTGGAAGGCCTAGTTGGTAGCCTTCAACAATTCTCCAACCCAAAagtctctcactctctctttctctctctctctctctctctctctctctctctctctgattcaTTCGTAATGACGATTCTGATAAAGTTTCTGTGATTCAGGTGGAATTGGAACAATACCCAACAGGACCCCACATTGCCTCTCGCATGCTGTTCACAGTATTACTCTCTTCTCATGTTTTAAGAtatcaaaagttttttttttttttaataattatgattACTTTTCTGGGTTCAATCTCTGTTTTGTTATCCATTCCCTAAGGTGTGTTTTTGGCTGCATACAAAGTAAACTTGTTCTTATGGAAAGTTGGACTTCTGTACTTAATGTGGGTTTGTTGAGTTTAAGTGCAACAAGGGTAGTACTAGaaatacattattattattaggctTATTATTGGCTAACTAAggtttaaatttgaatttataatgaTAATCCAAATTTTCCATGTTTATGCTGTGATTGTGTTGAGggtaacttctttttttttttttaaataatccaATCAGGCAGAGAATTCATTTGAAGATGTAAGCAGCAAGGTAGTGGCTGATTTTGGTTGCGGTTGTGGTACATTAGGTACTGCAGCCGCACTCTTGGGTGCAGAGTGAGTAACCATTTCATACTTCTGTTCATTTCTTTGAGATTTTTATTGGTTGTAAAGCTTGGTTAGGATTAGAGTATATATTCATAGCACAGTTCAAGCACTATTTTCTTAGAAGCTAtagatattgattttttttttggttcacATTTTCATTGTTTCAAGAACTCTTACATTTTAAATGTACAATCTTTTATAAAGTTGATACATTTACTATCTCTTATCTTGGACTTGGTCTTAACTCTGTTATCCTTATATCAGACATGTCATTGGCATTGATGTTGACTCCCAGGCTCTTGAAATTGCTTCTCTAAATGCAGAGGATCTTGAGGTTATGTTGCTTTCTTTCTTCTGGTTGGTAGTATCATATCCTTATTAGCTTGTTATAttcaaatatcatttttttaaggttgaattgaaactctaagaaGAATTTGGCTCGATGTGCTTATTCTTTGACTTTTTTTATTAGCCCTAAAAAAAGTTTCTTTGTTGTAAATTCCTCGATTCTGCAGTTGGACATAGATTACGTTCAATGTGACATCAGGAACTTAGTATGGAGAGGTAACAAGTCCTGCCTTTCCATTTATATCTGCCTGTGTCTTTGACATGGAAACTAGTTATGATTTATGTGTCCGGTTTCCAAAATACCAGCATATTAGGCCCGAACGATGTGTCATAGTTTTATAATACTGCAAGTGACGCTTTAATTTCAGGATTCAGTTGTCATGTAacaaatcttttattttttttaatttattgtttTTATGATGTGGAATTCAGCTTTTTCTGCTGAATAAATTTAGCATTATTTGCTGCATGGTAGAGACTTGCAAAAACTGATATTTATAGCTGCATAATTTATCTTAACTATTAATATCTTTGTTTGATTAGGTCAAAATATTGACACTGTTGTAATGAATCCGCCTTTTGGAACCCGGACAAAGGGTGCGGATATGGATTTTCTCTGCATGGCTCTGAAGGTATGTATCAGGACTACCTCTGAAGTTTGAGTTTCTTTTATAATATCATCTTTGGTAGAACTAAAGCTTTCAATCAGTTGATCTGTCATCTCTGTTTTAGTCTAATGTATACCTATTATCCATATTACCTGTTCTTCCAGGTTGCATCTCAAGCAGTTTATTCCTTGCATAAGACCTCAACAAGAGATGTAAGTCGTTTGCTACTTTGTGGAGAGCTGTTATGGTGTTACAACTGCTTTGACACAATATGTTCATCGTGTTCTAATTTACTAAATCACTATTTAGTTGTTTATTCTGCTACTTGACAAGCCTCTTATGCATATTATAATGAAATCATCAAGTTTTTGTTCAACTAGTGTGTCAAATCTGAGCGTATTTTCTTCGGTCATGATTACCCTGATTGATTTCGGACCATATGACCTGGAGATTAGCAGTTTGTGAAACAAAAGTTTCCATTTTTTCAGCTGTGTGATTCCAGGCCAGCCTTAACTGGTATTGATAGGTTTTTTTAATGGTGGGT
This genomic interval from Humulus lupulus chromosome 8, drHumLupu1.1, whole genome shotgun sequence contains the following:
- the LOC133797072 gene encoding uncharacterized protein LOC133797072 isoform X2, whose protein sequence is MKLKQLEGLVGSLQQFSNPKVELEQYPTGPHIASRMLFTAENSFEDVSSKVVADFGCGCGTLGTAAALLGAEHVIGIDVDSQALEIASLNAEDLELDIDYVQCDIRNLVWRGQNIDTVVMNPPFGTRTKGADMDFLCMALKVASQAVYSLHKTSTRDLRYDVPRLYKFHKKKEVDIAVDLWRFVPK
- the LOC133797072 gene encoding uncharacterized protein LOC133797072 isoform X1 codes for the protein MKLKQLEGLVGSLQQFSNPKVELEQYPTGPHIASRMLFTAENSFEDVSSKVVADFGCGCGTLGTAAALLGAEHVIGIDVDSQALEIASLNAEDLELDIDYVQCDIRNLVWRGQNIDTVVMNPPFGTRTKGADMDFLCMALKVASQAVYSLHKTSTRDHVKIAALRDFNASSAEVLCELRYDVPRLYKFHKKKEVDIAVDLWRFVPK